Proteins co-encoded in one Oxyura jamaicensis isolate SHBP4307 breed ruddy duck chromosome 7, BPBGC_Ojam_1.0, whole genome shotgun sequence genomic window:
- the TMEM37 gene encoding voltage-dependent calcium channel gamma-like subunit: protein MTAIGAQAQRLLAHRRPQKAFFETLIRSLIILCVAIAVVLSSISVCDGRWLLARGELFGLWHFCTISNGSVLKCSTDLGLANVEGLSVGMIPIRSMVSFAVVVAIFGLELLMVSQVCEDANSRRKWSMGSVLILGSFLLSAAGVLSFSILMKDHLTFMGFTLSYWCEFIAAFLFFLNGISGLHINSITHPRNRVGKI from the exons ATGACGGCCATCGGGGCGCAG GCgcagaggctgctggcacaCCGGAGACCGCAGAAAGCCTTCTTCGAGACGCTGATCAGGAGCCTGATCATCCTGTGCGTGGCCATCGCCGTCGTCCTCTCATCCATCTCCGTCTGCGATGGCCGCTGGCTGCTGGCGAGGGGTGAGCTCTTCGGGCTGTGGCACTTCTGCACCATCAGCAACGGCAGCGTCCTGAAGTGCAGCACCGACCTGGGCCTGGCCAACGTGGAGGGGCTGAGCGTGGGCATGATTCCCATCAGGAGCATGGTGTCCTTCGCCGTCGTGGTCGCTATCTTTGGCCTGGAGCTGCTGATGGTCTCCCAGGTCTGCGAAGACGCCAACTCGAGACGCAAGTGGTCGATGGGCTCGGTCCTCATCCTTGGCTCGTTTTTGCTGTCGGCCGCTGGGGTTCTGAGCTTCTCCATCCTCATGAAGGATCACCTCACTTTCATGGGCTTCACGCTGTCGTACTGGTGCGAGTTCATCGctgcctttctcttcttcctcaaCGGGATCAGCGGACTGCACATCAACAGCATAACGCACCCCAGGAACAGGGTAGGAAAAATCTAG
- the SCTR gene encoding secretin receptor, with the protein MWTVWVIIFWISAVLIRAAPPICDLLSVLKKEEENCAETLSLEARNRTPENDLLLTSGRCAGMWDNMSCWPSSAVGQTVDAPCPKFFQMLTGKKGFVYRNCTSEGWSDPYPRPDIACGYNVNDTTNEKRRAYFMTLKTMYTIGYCTSLVTLTIALVVLASLRRLRCTRNYIHMHLFTSFILRASSNFIKDAVLFSSEDTNYCEAYTAGCKLTMVFFQYCIMSNYSWLLVEGLYLHALLVISFFSERKFFWWFITLGWGAPTVFVAAWATARQLHENTGCWDINTNANTWWIIRGPVVLSIFVNFILFINILRILMKKLSSPERRSSDFNQYKRLAKSTLLLIPLFGVHYIIFAFFPEDTSSGTMEIQLFFELALGSFQGFFVAVLYCFLNGEVQLEVQRKWRQWHLSKHLRQHLSTSASNGGSGLTQEMQVVKSSPPQDKRATLQRSSML; encoded by the exons ATGTGGACCGTCTGGGTGATCATCTTCTGGATTTCAGCCGTCCTG ATCAGGGCTGCCCCACCTATCTGTGACCTCCTGAGTGTcctgaaaaaggaggaagaaaattgtGCTGAGACTCTGTCCCTGGAGGCGAGGAACAGGACACCTGAAAATGATCTGCTCCTGACATCAG GCAGATGTGCTGGAATGTGGGATAACATGAGCTGCTGGCCTTCATCAGCTGTGGGACAGACTGTCGATGCTCCCTGCCCCAAATTCTTCCAGATGCTGACTGGGAAAAAAG GTTTTGTCTATCGAAACTGTACCAGCGAGGGTTGGTCAGACCCGTATCCAAGACCAGATATTGCTTGTGGCTACAATGTCAATGACACCACAAATGAGAAAAGA CGTGCCTATTTCATGACCCTGAAGACCATGTACACCATTGGATACTGCACCTCCCTTGTGACGCTGACAATAGCTTTAGTCGTCCTGGCCTCTTTAAG AAGACTTCGCTGTACAAGGAACTACATCCACATGCATCTCTTCACGTCCTTCATTTTGCGAGCCTCATCTAACTTCATCAAAGATGCTGTTTTGTTCTCCTCTGAAGACACAAACTACTGTGAGGCATACACG GCTGGATGCAAGCTTACCATGGTCTTCTTTCAGTATTGCATTATGTCTAACTACAGCTGGCTTCTCGTGGAGGGACTGTACCTCCATGCTCTCCTGGTAATTTCCTTCTTCTCAGAAAGGAAGTTCTTCTGGTGGTTCATCACCCTTGGATGGG GTGCCCCAACTGTCTTTGTGGCTGCATGGGCCACTGCAAGGCAACTCCATGAAAACACTGG GTGTTGGGACATTAACACTAATGCCAATACCTGGTGGATCATTAGAGGCCCTGTAGTTTTGTCTATTTTT gttaatttcattcttttcatcAACATTTTAAGAATCCTGATGAAGAAGCTCAGCTCACCCGAAAGACGGAGCAGCGATTTCAACCAGTACAA GAGGCTTGCCAAATCGACGCTCCTCCTCATCCCACTCTTTGGGGTTCACTACatcatctttgctttcttccccgAAGACACAAGTAGTGGCACAATGGAAATTCAGCTGTTTTTTGAATTGGCTCTTGGATCATTCCAG gGTTTTTTCGTGGCTGTACTTTATTGTTTTCTCAATGGTGAG GTTCAGCTGGAAGTTCAGAGAAAATGGAGGCAGTGGCATTTAAGCAAACACTTGCGTCAGCACCTTAGCACCTCAGCAAGTAACGGAGGAAGTGGCTTAACTCAGGAGATGCAGGTAGTGAAGTCGAGCCCACCACAGGACAAGAGAGCAACCCTCCAAAGATCAAGCATGCTTTAA